The proteins below are encoded in one region of Hordeum vulgare subsp. vulgare chromosome 3H, MorexV3_pseudomolecules_assembly, whole genome shotgun sequence:
- the LOC123444788 gene encoding sister chromatid cohesion protein PDS5 homolog A-B isoform X5, with amino-acid sequence MSGSPGQVVSEVGKRLAQPRLGKDALVKLLKQAESALSELSQSSSLHDALSPLSKSLVQTTLLSHKDKDVRLLVAVCFIEVMRILAPDPPFTDEIFKEIFRLFISEFSGLADTGSPYLTRRMKILENVAALRCSVIMVDTGCQDLVLDMAKIFFSAAQQGLQQCVHQAMLSIMIQILNEKVTQPLLDVIFRNLVKEDKGGAHKLAVDIIQNCAEKLEHIVRFFLTSCILSKDAPVNGKLHHKIILEIFQCAPQMLFAVIPCLTHELLSDQVDIRLEAVHLIGRLLVFSNLRFGQENQILFMEFLKRFSDKSAEVRIAAIDAAKACYIAASSGNVAQNVLKSLEGRLLDFDDKVRIRAVYAVCDLAKSNLSSFPSELILQAAERLRDKKISVRKNVMHKLLDLYRDYCEKCSKGTATIKTHYEQIPAKLIVLCFDKDCGSFRPHNMGLIFAEELFPSPLSPKERAMHWVEFFSYFKSQHVQALHAIFSQKRRLQLEMQSYLSLRAKKEESSDEMQKKICASFRKMSASFADISKVEDCFENLHQMKDNNIFKDLTEISKEGTTFATVRSIRDSFLKRIGNKHQIYNFCKELSTKLSHSLFNWEMICAILEVLFSCRNELSHYAESACDLLLLVATVFPSLFRGSEEYLLKLFSEDSVLINEKSLQMLAYLAKSPCNLSINFSSDVYLLLEQKCIEGTRAESKYAISAIASLIQSPDDKKFAKLCKKVVVGLHDNHNIPTLLQSLGLILEYSPSMYTSYDDQFINFVQRVFVSPEFVSTPELSPSNENSACSFSCKLKIYCLKALVKSCLPTTTARDRIENFLKMLLDIIRDEFTPITICENDKPYLRLAAGKSVLRLATRWDSHISPELFRTALLMARDSSYTVRKSFIHKLFGLLKKHEIPVRYACAFALASTDCAGEVRTESLRYLTEVLKEQRGVSVHQNKTSNDSIVEHPSYAVLFLIHTLAYDEEFPFNFCEEETGSADFWSPLLVMLRELVEIEDLSQTKHGSATSSVSILLCIFRAVQKAEDVIDSDITYKLHILSKIGLLMVKELDKHCKTSDSPRHIPLPSSYYRLSRSERKADECCQLDLITDTFVKRILKAHEPYNQQEDTTCSTITERVSKESAPKRQTRSSSNKPLFGQFVSGHEQGKTKKSSVQAKDVPRKNYLDILDKDNVSSCGSAGTKLSSPGSLGLTNEADSRDRASLLENQNRLTVKTIPSKTSHTEDFPDCHLRDCSELDEDFGGCDGNFVKRPFSSNKTAVDALKKKSKRALDLRNAKNSAGSAADTTDNVRQTRSRKAQA; translated from the exons aTGTCGGGCTCGCCGGGGCAAGTCGTGAGCGAGGTCGGCAAGCGCCTCGCGCAGCCGCGCCTCGGCAAGGACGCCCTCGTCAAGCTCCTCAAG CAAGCTGAAAGTGCTTTATCAGAGTTGAGTCAGTCCTCCTCTCTGCATGATGCTCTAAGTCCTTTGAGTAAATCACTGGTCCAGACCACTTTACTTAGCCACAAGGACAAGGATGTCAGACTTCTTGTTGCTGTCTGCTTCATTGAAGTTATGCGAATCCTTGCACCTGATCCACCTTTTACTgacgaaatatttaag GAAATATTTAGGCTCTTCATCAGCGAATTTTCAGGGCTTGCAGACACTGGGAGTCCATATCTTACGCGAAGGATGAAAATATTGGAGAATGTTGCTGCGCTTAGGTGCTCTGTAATTATGGTTGACACTGGTTGTCAGGATTTGGTTCTTGATATGGCCAAAATATTCTTCTCGGCAGCGCA GCAAGGTCTTCAGCAATGCGTGCACCAGGCTATGCTATCGATAATGATACAAATATTAAATGAAAAAGTTACTCAGCCTCTTCTGGATGTGATTTTCCGCAATTTAGTAAAAGAGGACAAG ggaggagcccacaagcttgctgttGACATCATTCAAAACTGTGCTGAGAAATTGGAGCACATAGTTCGATTTTTTTTGACATCATGTATTTTGAGCAAGGATGCACCAGTTAATGGGAAGCTGCATCATAAAATTATTCTGGAAATATTCCAGTGTGCACCCCAGATGCTTTTTGCTGTTATTCCATGCTTAACTCATGAGCTCCTG AGTGACCAGGTTGATATCCGACTGGAGGCAGTGCACCTGATTGGGAGGCTTCTTGTCTTCTCTAATCTTCGCTTTGGTCAAGAAAACCAGATACTATTTATGGAATTCTTGAAGAGATTCTCTGACAAATCTGCAGAAGTAAGAATTGCGGCAATTGATGCAGCAAAAGCATGCTACATTGCTGCATCATCTGGAAATGTAGCACAGAATGTTCTCA AATCTCTTGAAGGAAGGTTACTGGATTTTGATGACAAAGTGAGGATCCGAGCTGTTTATGCAGTTTGTGATTTAGCCAAATCAAATCTAAGCTCATTTCCTTCTGAGTTGATATTACAAGCAGCAGAGAGGCTACGTGACAAAAAG ATATCTGTCAGAAAGAATGTAATGCATAAGTTGCTGGACCTGTATCGAGATTACTGTGAGAAATGCTCCAAAGGAACTGCGACAATTAAAACTCACTATGAACAAATCCCAGCTAAACTTATCGTTCTCTGTTTTGACAAAGATTGTGGATCCTTCAG GCCACACAATATGGGGCTTATTTTTGCTGAAGAACTCTTTCCATCACCACTTTCTCCAAAAGAAAGAGCAATGCATTGGGTTGAGTTTTTTTCTTATTTCAAGTCACAACATGTTCAGGCTTTGCATGCTATCTTTTCTCAGAAAAGAAG GTTGCAACTGGAGATGCAATCATATTTATCACTTCGAGCAAAGAAG GAAGAATCTTCAGATGAAATGCAGAAGAAAATTTGTGCGTCATTTAGGAAGATGTCCGCTTCCTTTGCAGATATCTCTAAAGTTGAAGACTGCTTTGAGAATTTGCACCAGATGAAGGATAATAACATATTTAAGGATCTGACTGAAATAAGCAAAGAGGGCACTACTTTTGCAACAGTTCGATCGATCAGA GATTCATTTCTCAAGAGAATTGGTAACAAACACCAAATTTACAACTTCTGCAAAGAACTGTCTACAAAACTCTCACATTCACTATTTAATTGGGAGATGATTTGTGCCATTTTGGAGGTTCTTTTCTCCTGCAGAAATGAATTATCACATTATGCAGAGTCTGCATGTGATCTTTTACTG CTAGTTGCAACGGTGTTTCCATCATTATTCAGAGGCTCGGAGGAGTACTTGCTAAAGTTGTTCTCTGAAGACTCAGTCCTGATAAATGAGAAGAGTCTCCAAATGTTGGCATATTTGGCAAAATCACCGTGTAATTTATCTATTAATTTCAG TAGCGATGTCTACCTGTTACTGGAGCAAAAGTGTATTGAAGGAACACGCGCTGAATCGAAATATGCCATTTCTGCAATTGCTTCACTGATCCAGTCCCCAGATGACAAGAAATTTGCCAAATTATGCAAG AAAGTTGTTGTTGGTCTACATGATAATCATAATATCCCAACTCTATTACAGTCGTTGGGTTTAATATTGGAGTATTCTCCTTCCATGTATACATCATATGACGACCAATTTATCAATTTTGTTCAACGTGTTTTTGTCTCACCTGAG TTTGTTTCAACTCCGGAACTGTCACCGTCCAATGAAAATTCTGCATGCAGTTTCTCTTGCAAACTGAAG ATTTATTGTCTCAAAGCACTTGTCAAAAGTTGTTTACCAACAACTACTGCCCGTGATCGAATAGAGAATTTCTTGAAGATGCTGTTAGATATAATTCGTGACGAATTCACACCCATTACTATATG TGAAAATGATAAGCCATATCTTAGACTGGCCGCTGGGAAATCTGTACTACGACTAGCTACAAGATGGGATTCACACATTTCTCCAGAATTATTTCGCACTGCCCTTCTCATGGCAAGG GATTCTTCATATACTGTTCGCAAGTCATTCATTCACAAACTTTTTGGCCTTTTGAAGAAGCATGAAATACCTGTTAGATATGCATGTGCTTTCGCATTGGCATCAACAGATTGCGCTGGAGAAGTTCGTACTGAA TCGCTTAGGTACTTAACCGAAGTGCTGAAAGAGCAAAGAGGAGTTTCTGTTCATCAGAACAAAACCAGCAATGACTCGATTGTAGAGCATCCATCATATGCTGTCCTTTTCTTGATCCATACCCTTGCATATGATGAGGAGTTTCCTTTTAACTTTTGTGAAGAGGAGACTGGTTCTGCTGATTTTTGGAG CccacttcttgtgatgttgagagAGCTAGTTGAAATAGAGGATCTAAGCCAAACCAAGCATGGCTCCGCCACCAGCTCTGTATCCATTCTTTTGTGCATCTTTCGTGCTGTTCAAAAGGCTGAGGATGTGATTGATTCTGATATCACTTAT AAACTGCACATTCTCTCAAAAATTGGTTTGCTTATGGTAAAAGAACTTGATAAGCATTGCAAGACATCAGATTCTCCACGCCATATTCCCCTGCCCTCATCTTATTATAGGTTGTCTCGGAGTGAGAGAAAAGCGGAT GAATGCTGCCAACTAGATTTAATTACTGATACTTTTGTGAAGAGAATTCTAAAAGCTCACGAACCTTATAACCAACAG GAGGATACTACATGCTCTACTATTACTGAGAGAGTATCTAAAGAATCTGCTCCTAAAAGGCAAACTCGTTCCTCATCAAACAAACCATTATTTGGACAGTTTGTAAGTGGTCATGAGCAAGGGAAAACGAAGAAAAGTTCAGTCCAGGCGAAGGATGTCCCCAGGAAAAATTACCTGGATATCTTGGATAAAGACAACGTGTCATCTTGTGGTTCCGCCGGCACAAAGTTGTCATCTCCAGGGTCTTTGGGTTTGACTAACGAAGCTGATTCTAGAGATCGTGCCTCACTCTTGGAAAATCAGAATCGTCTCACTGTGAAGACGATACCTTCGAAGACTAGCCACACTGAG gaCTTTCCTGACTGTCATCTCAGAGATTG
- the LOC123444788 gene encoding sister chromatid cohesion protein PDS5 homolog A-B isoform X6, which yields MSGSPGQVVSEVGKRLAQPRLGKDALVKLLKQAESALSELSQSSSLHDALSPLSKSLVQTTLLSHKDKDVRLLVAVCFIEVMRILAPDPPFTDEIFKEIFRLFISEFSGLADTGSPYLTRRMKILENVAALRCSVIMVDTGCQDLVLDMAKIFFSAAQQGLQQCVHQAMLSIMIQILNEKVTQPLLDVIFRNLVKEDKGGAHKLAVDIIQNCAEKLEHIVRFFLTSCILSKDAPVNGKLHHKIILEIFQCAPQMLFAVIPCLTHELLSDQVDIRLEAVHLIGRLLVFSNLRFGQENQILFMEFLKRFSDKSAEVRIAAIDAAKACYIAASSGNVAQNVLKSLEGRLLDFDDKVRIRAVYAVCDLAKSNLSSFPSELILQAAERLRDKKISVRKNVMHKLLDLYRDYCEKCSKGTATIKTHYEQIPAKLIVLCFDKDCGSFRPHNMGLIFAEELFPSPLSPKERAMHWVEFFSYFKSQHVQALHAIFSQKRRLQLEMQSYLSLRAKKEESSDEMQKKICASFRKMSASFADISKVEDCFENLHQMKDNNIFKDLTEISKEGTTFATVRSIRDSFLKRIGNKHQIYNFCKELSTKLSHSLFNWEMICAILEVLFSCRNELSHYAESACDLLLLVATVFPSLFRGSEEYLLKLFSEDSVLINEKSLQMLAYLAKSPCNLSINFSSDVYLLLEQKCIEGTRAESKYAISAIASLIQSPDDKKFAKLCKKVVVGLHDNHNIPTLLQSLGLILEYSPSMYTSYDDQFINFVQRVFVSPEFVSTPELSPSNENSACSFSCKLKIYCLKALVKSCLPTTTARDRIENFLKMLLDIIRDEFTPITICENDKPYLRLAAGKSVLRLATRWDSHISPELFRTALLMARDSSYTVRKSFIHKLFGLLKKHEIPVRYACAFALASTDCAGEVRTESLRYLTEVLKEQRGVSVHQNKTSNDSIVEHPSYAVLFLIHTLAYDEEFPFNFCEEETGSADFWSPLLVMLRELVEIEDLSQTKHGSATSSVSILLCIFRAVQKAEDVIDSDITYKLHILSKIGLLMVKELDKHCKTSDSPRHIPLPSSYYRLSRSERKADECCQLDLITDTFVKRILKAHEPYNQQEDTTCSTITERVSKESAPKRQTRSSSNKPLFGQFVSGHEQGKTKKSSVQAKDVPRKNYLDILDKDNVSSCGSAGTKLSSPGSLGLTNEADSRDRASLLENQNRLTVKTIPSKTSHTEDFPDCHLRDCELDEDFGGCDGNFVKRPFSSNKTAVDALKKKSKRALDLRNAKNSAGSAADTTDNVRQTRSRKAQA from the exons aTGTCGGGCTCGCCGGGGCAAGTCGTGAGCGAGGTCGGCAAGCGCCTCGCGCAGCCGCGCCTCGGCAAGGACGCCCTCGTCAAGCTCCTCAAG CAAGCTGAAAGTGCTTTATCAGAGTTGAGTCAGTCCTCCTCTCTGCATGATGCTCTAAGTCCTTTGAGTAAATCACTGGTCCAGACCACTTTACTTAGCCACAAGGACAAGGATGTCAGACTTCTTGTTGCTGTCTGCTTCATTGAAGTTATGCGAATCCTTGCACCTGATCCACCTTTTACTgacgaaatatttaag GAAATATTTAGGCTCTTCATCAGCGAATTTTCAGGGCTTGCAGACACTGGGAGTCCATATCTTACGCGAAGGATGAAAATATTGGAGAATGTTGCTGCGCTTAGGTGCTCTGTAATTATGGTTGACACTGGTTGTCAGGATTTGGTTCTTGATATGGCCAAAATATTCTTCTCGGCAGCGCA GCAAGGTCTTCAGCAATGCGTGCACCAGGCTATGCTATCGATAATGATACAAATATTAAATGAAAAAGTTACTCAGCCTCTTCTGGATGTGATTTTCCGCAATTTAGTAAAAGAGGACAAG ggaggagcccacaagcttgctgttGACATCATTCAAAACTGTGCTGAGAAATTGGAGCACATAGTTCGATTTTTTTTGACATCATGTATTTTGAGCAAGGATGCACCAGTTAATGGGAAGCTGCATCATAAAATTATTCTGGAAATATTCCAGTGTGCACCCCAGATGCTTTTTGCTGTTATTCCATGCTTAACTCATGAGCTCCTG AGTGACCAGGTTGATATCCGACTGGAGGCAGTGCACCTGATTGGGAGGCTTCTTGTCTTCTCTAATCTTCGCTTTGGTCAAGAAAACCAGATACTATTTATGGAATTCTTGAAGAGATTCTCTGACAAATCTGCAGAAGTAAGAATTGCGGCAATTGATGCAGCAAAAGCATGCTACATTGCTGCATCATCTGGAAATGTAGCACAGAATGTTCTCA AATCTCTTGAAGGAAGGTTACTGGATTTTGATGACAAAGTGAGGATCCGAGCTGTTTATGCAGTTTGTGATTTAGCCAAATCAAATCTAAGCTCATTTCCTTCTGAGTTGATATTACAAGCAGCAGAGAGGCTACGTGACAAAAAG ATATCTGTCAGAAAGAATGTAATGCATAAGTTGCTGGACCTGTATCGAGATTACTGTGAGAAATGCTCCAAAGGAACTGCGACAATTAAAACTCACTATGAACAAATCCCAGCTAAACTTATCGTTCTCTGTTTTGACAAAGATTGTGGATCCTTCAG GCCACACAATATGGGGCTTATTTTTGCTGAAGAACTCTTTCCATCACCACTTTCTCCAAAAGAAAGAGCAATGCATTGGGTTGAGTTTTTTTCTTATTTCAAGTCACAACATGTTCAGGCTTTGCATGCTATCTTTTCTCAGAAAAGAAG GTTGCAACTGGAGATGCAATCATATTTATCACTTCGAGCAAAGAAG GAAGAATCTTCAGATGAAATGCAGAAGAAAATTTGTGCGTCATTTAGGAAGATGTCCGCTTCCTTTGCAGATATCTCTAAAGTTGAAGACTGCTTTGAGAATTTGCACCAGATGAAGGATAATAACATATTTAAGGATCTGACTGAAATAAGCAAAGAGGGCACTACTTTTGCAACAGTTCGATCGATCAGA GATTCATTTCTCAAGAGAATTGGTAACAAACACCAAATTTACAACTTCTGCAAAGAACTGTCTACAAAACTCTCACATTCACTATTTAATTGGGAGATGATTTGTGCCATTTTGGAGGTTCTTTTCTCCTGCAGAAATGAATTATCACATTATGCAGAGTCTGCATGTGATCTTTTACTG CTAGTTGCAACGGTGTTTCCATCATTATTCAGAGGCTCGGAGGAGTACTTGCTAAAGTTGTTCTCTGAAGACTCAGTCCTGATAAATGAGAAGAGTCTCCAAATGTTGGCATATTTGGCAAAATCACCGTGTAATTTATCTATTAATTTCAG TAGCGATGTCTACCTGTTACTGGAGCAAAAGTGTATTGAAGGAACACGCGCTGAATCGAAATATGCCATTTCTGCAATTGCTTCACTGATCCAGTCCCCAGATGACAAGAAATTTGCCAAATTATGCAAG AAAGTTGTTGTTGGTCTACATGATAATCATAATATCCCAACTCTATTACAGTCGTTGGGTTTAATATTGGAGTATTCTCCTTCCATGTATACATCATATGACGACCAATTTATCAATTTTGTTCAACGTGTTTTTGTCTCACCTGAG TTTGTTTCAACTCCGGAACTGTCACCGTCCAATGAAAATTCTGCATGCAGTTTCTCTTGCAAACTGAAG ATTTATTGTCTCAAAGCACTTGTCAAAAGTTGTTTACCAACAACTACTGCCCGTGATCGAATAGAGAATTTCTTGAAGATGCTGTTAGATATAATTCGTGACGAATTCACACCCATTACTATATG TGAAAATGATAAGCCATATCTTAGACTGGCCGCTGGGAAATCTGTACTACGACTAGCTACAAGATGGGATTCACACATTTCTCCAGAATTATTTCGCACTGCCCTTCTCATGGCAAGG GATTCTTCATATACTGTTCGCAAGTCATTCATTCACAAACTTTTTGGCCTTTTGAAGAAGCATGAAATACCTGTTAGATATGCATGTGCTTTCGCATTGGCATCAACAGATTGCGCTGGAGAAGTTCGTACTGAA TCGCTTAGGTACTTAACCGAAGTGCTGAAAGAGCAAAGAGGAGTTTCTGTTCATCAGAACAAAACCAGCAATGACTCGATTGTAGAGCATCCATCATATGCTGTCCTTTTCTTGATCCATACCCTTGCATATGATGAGGAGTTTCCTTTTAACTTTTGTGAAGAGGAGACTGGTTCTGCTGATTTTTGGAG CccacttcttgtgatgttgagagAGCTAGTTGAAATAGAGGATCTAAGCCAAACCAAGCATGGCTCCGCCACCAGCTCTGTATCCATTCTTTTGTGCATCTTTCGTGCTGTTCAAAAGGCTGAGGATGTGATTGATTCTGATATCACTTAT AAACTGCACATTCTCTCAAAAATTGGTTTGCTTATGGTAAAAGAACTTGATAAGCATTGCAAGACATCAGATTCTCCACGCCATATTCCCCTGCCCTCATCTTATTATAGGTTGTCTCGGAGTGAGAGAAAAGCGGAT GAATGCTGCCAACTAGATTTAATTACTGATACTTTTGTGAAGAGAATTCTAAAAGCTCACGAACCTTATAACCAACAG GAGGATACTACATGCTCTACTATTACTGAGAGAGTATCTAAAGAATCTGCTCCTAAAAGGCAAACTCGTTCCTCATCAAACAAACCATTATTTGGACAGTTTGTAAGTGGTCATGAGCAAGGGAAAACGAAGAAAAGTTCAGTCCAGGCGAAGGATGTCCCCAGGAAAAATTACCTGGATATCTTGGATAAAGACAACGTGTCATCTTGTGGTTCCGCCGGCACAAAGTTGTCATCTCCAGGGTCTTTGGGTTTGACTAACGAAGCTGATTCTAGAGATCGTGCCTCACTCTTGGAAAATCAGAATCGTCTCACTGTGAAGACGATACCTTCGAAGACTAGCCACACTGAG gaCTTTCCTGACTGTCATCTCAGAGATTG